One stretch of Miscanthus floridulus cultivar M001 chromosome 18, ASM1932011v1, whole genome shotgun sequence DNA includes these proteins:
- the LOC136519718 gene encoding RPM1-interacting protein 4-like isoform X1, translating into MAKRPTVPKFGTWDSDDVGYTVYFDKVRENKGATAPPLHRPHNPNDPEEGPMMRVPPPSSSRPATAGGHRDREPPPRRHHGQSHRRTESSSSAASDPGGSWGAAHQSKFAPPPQYYQRASPQPQPQQPHHYGGHHYHHGGHQQQHQPPSAHGHRAPHAHREHRAAPGPRARSASPQSNAPNRQRPSAVPKFGVWDEQTAASAAQGFTVQFENVKRHREVARSVVPAVPRVPSPPEGAALRRHHQKTPFVSKMFGCFLPTTAKG; encoded by the exons ATGGCC AAACGACCCACGGTGCCAAAGTTCGGCACCTGGGACAGCGACGATGTCGGGTACACGGTCTACTTCGACAAGGTGCGCGAGAACAAGGGCGCCACGGCGCCGCCGCTGCACCGGCCACACAACCCCAACGACCCCGAGGAGGGACCCATGATGAGGGTCCCTCCGCCGTCGTCATCGAGGCCGGCGACCGCGGGAGGCCACCGCGACCGCGAGCCGCCGCCGAGGCGGCACCACGGGCAGAGCCACCGGCGAACggagagcagcagcagcgcggCGTCCGACCCGGGCGGCAGCTGGGGCGCCGCCCACCAGAGCAAgttcgcgccgccgccgcagtaCTACCAACGCGCGagcccgcagccgcagccgcagcagccCCATCACTATGGCGGCCACCACTATCACCACGGTggccaccagcagcagcaccagcccCCGTCCGCGCACGGCCACCGAGCCCCGCACGCGCACAGGGAGCACCGCGCGGCGCCGGGTCCCCGGGCGCGGTCCGCCTCGCCGCAGAGCAACGCCCCA AATCGTCAGCGGCCCTCGGCCGTGCCCAAGTTCGGAGTGTGGGACGAGCAGACCGCCGCGTCGGCCGCGCAGGGGTTCACGGTGCAGTTCGAGAACGTGAAGCGGCACCGGGAGGTGGCCAGGTCCGTGGTGCCGGCTGTGCCGCGCGTGCCGTCGCCGCCGGAGGGCGCCGCGTTGAGGCGACACCATCAAAAGACCCCTTTCGTGTCCAAG ATGTTTGGATGTTTCCTTCCCACCACTGCCAAAGGCTGA
- the LOC136519718 gene encoding RPM1-interacting protein 4-like isoform X2 → MQKRPTVPKFGTWDSDDVGYTVYFDKVRENKGATAPPLHRPHNPNDPEEGPMMRVPPPSSSRPATAGGHRDREPPPRRHHGQSHRRTESSSSAASDPGGSWGAAHQSKFAPPPQYYQRASPQPQPQQPHHYGGHHYHHGGHQQQHQPPSAHGHRAPHAHREHRAAPGPRARSASPQSNAPNRQRPSAVPKFGVWDEQTAASAAQGFTVQFENVKRHREVARSVVPAVPRVPSPPEGAALRRHHQKTPFVSKMFGCFLPTTAKG, encoded by the exons ATGCAGAAACGACCCACGGTGCCAAAGTTCGGCACCTGGGACAGCGACGATGTCGGGTACACGGTCTACTTCGACAAGGTGCGCGAGAACAAGGGCGCCACGGCGCCGCCGCTGCACCGGCCACACAACCCCAACGACCCCGAGGAGGGACCCATGATGAGGGTCCCTCCGCCGTCGTCATCGAGGCCGGCGACCGCGGGAGGCCACCGCGACCGCGAGCCGCCGCCGAGGCGGCACCACGGGCAGAGCCACCGGCGAACggagagcagcagcagcgcggCGTCCGACCCGGGCGGCAGCTGGGGCGCCGCCCACCAGAGCAAgttcgcgccgccgccgcagtaCTACCAACGCGCGagcccgcagccgcagccgcagcagccCCATCACTATGGCGGCCACCACTATCACCACGGTggccaccagcagcagcaccagcccCCGTCCGCGCACGGCCACCGAGCCCCGCACGCGCACAGGGAGCACCGCGCGGCGCCGGGTCCCCGGGCGCGGTCCGCCTCGCCGCAGAGCAACGCCCCA AATCGTCAGCGGCCCTCGGCCGTGCCCAAGTTCGGAGTGTGGGACGAGCAGACCGCCGCGTCGGCCGCGCAGGGGTTCACGGTGCAGTTCGAGAACGTGAAGCGGCACCGGGAGGTGGCCAGGTCCGTGGTGCCGGCTGTGCCGCGCGTGCCGTCGCCGCCGGAGGGCGCCGCGTTGAGGCGACACCATCAAAAGACCCCTTTCGTGTCCAAG ATGTTTGGATGTTTCCTTCCCACCACTGCCAAAGGCTGA
- the LOC136524313 gene encoding uncharacterized protein — MGFGPAWPAGRPCRALEGFVPGRRPRHGLPGRFSGRAGPRSPVSLAGRAGPKSTERGKRTAGQAAAARLHARPQGRRRRSARARPRGRRRLRARPWGRRAMLAREAAAAAALAREAAAAAAVLARGAAAPCSPVTARPPPARSRGRGGPRPRATCALARKKGVARREEGEGRDVTVRAAAGLGN; from the coding sequence ATGGGGTTCGGGCCAGCATGGCCCGCAGGCCGCCCGTGCCGTGCCCTAGAGGGCTTCGTGCCTGgccgacggcccaggcacggcctgccgGGCCGATTttcgggccgggccggcccgagaaGCCCGGTCTCTTTagcaggccgggccggcccgaAGTCCACAGAGAGAGGGAAGAGGACAGCAGGCcaggccgccgccgctcgcctgcACGCTCGCCCgcaaggccgccgccgccgcagcgctcGCGCTCGCCCGcgaggccgccgccgcctgcgcgCTCGCCCGTGGGGCCGCCGCGCCATGCTCGCCcgcgaggccgccgccgccgcagcgctcGCGCgcgaggccgccgccgctgcagccgTGCTCGCCCGTGGGGCCGCCGCGCCGTGCTCGCCCGTGACCGCGAGGCCGCCGCCTGCGCGCTCGAGAGGAAGGGGAGGGCCGCGGCCGCGCGCCACCTGCGCGCTCGCGAGGAAGAAGGGTGTCGCGCGCCGCGAGGAAGGGGAGGGCCGCGACGTGACCGTGAGGGCTGCGGCTGGATTGGGAAATTAG